One part of the Cyclobacteriaceae bacterium genome encodes these proteins:
- the carB gene encoding carbamoyl-phosphate synthase large subunit, translated as MPRDRSIRSILIIGSGPIIIGQACEFDYAGSQASRSLREEGIEVILINSNPATIMTDKVTADHVYLKPLTKKSIREILDKHNVDAVLPTMGGQTALNLCIECDKAGIWQHYGVRIIGVDIKAIETTEDREKFRLKMLELGVGVCKGSTATSFLQGKEIAQEIGFPLVIRPSFTLGGYGGGFVNKPEDFDEALNRGLHASPIHEVLVEQSILGWKEYELELLRDGNGNVIIICSIENFDPMGVHTGDSITVAPALTLPDTVYQHMRDLAIKMMNGIGKFAGGCNVQFAVNPDNDEIIGIEINPRVSRSSALASKATGYPIAKVAAKLAIGYNLDELRNAITGTTTAYFEPAVDYVIVKIPRWNFDKFQGANRKLGLQMKSVGEVMGIGRNFQEALQKACQSLEIRRNGLGADGKENTNREELLYSLENPSWNRLFHIYDSMKLGISMKTIQNLTKIDKWFLEQIWELLEIEKEIEQYELDTMPVELMRKAKEKGFADRQIAHILDCLESEVHEKRKSMGIKRVYKLVDTCAAEFEANTPYYYSTFDSENESIVSDKKKIIVLGSGPNRIGQGIEFDYSCVHGVLATKECGYEAIMINCNPETVSTDFDIANKLYFEPVFWEHLWDIIQHEKPEGVIVQLGGQTALKLAEKLHKYGVKIIGTSFEALDLAEDRGSFSTLLKDLNIPYPEFGVATNADEALEVSKTIGFPLLVRPSYVLGGQSMKIVINEEELENHIIDIWKHLPENKVLLDHFLDGAIEAEADAICDGEDVYIIGVMQHIEPAGIHSGDSYAVLPPYNLGDFVMKQIETYTQRIALALKTVGLINIQFAIKNDKVYIIEANPRASRTVPFICKAYDEPYVNYATKVMLGEKKIKDFNFRPTKKGYAIKEPVFSFNKFPEVNKELGPEMKSTGEAIYFIDDLMDDYFLKIYSERNLYLSR; from the coding sequence ATGCCCAGAGACAGAAGTATTCGTTCCATTTTAATCATCGGAAGCGGTCCCATCATCATTGGTCAGGCATGTGAATTTGATTATGCCGGCTCACAGGCTTCCCGTTCATTGCGGGAAGAAGGTATTGAAGTGATCCTTATCAACTCCAATCCGGCTACTATTATGACCGACAAGGTAACGGCCGATCATGTTTACCTTAAACCACTGACGAAAAAATCCATCCGCGAAATACTGGATAAACATAACGTTGATGCAGTGCTCCCAACCATGGGCGGCCAAACGGCCCTCAACTTGTGCATTGAATGCGATAAGGCCGGCATTTGGCAACATTATGGTGTGCGTATAATTGGTGTGGATATTAAAGCCATTGAAACCACCGAAGACCGGGAGAAATTCAGGCTTAAGATGCTGGAACTTGGCGTTGGCGTTTGCAAAGGATCAACCGCTACTTCCTTTTTGCAAGGAAAGGAAATAGCACAGGAAATCGGTTTCCCACTGGTTATCCGCCCATCTTTTACGCTGGGGGGTTACGGAGGCGGTTTTGTAAACAAACCCGAAGATTTTGATGAGGCCCTTAACCGTGGATTACACGCCTCACCGATCCATGAAGTATTGGTTGAGCAAAGCATCCTGGGATGGAAAGAATATGAACTTGAGTTACTTCGTGATGGAAACGGAAACGTAATCATCATCTGCTCCATAGAAAACTTCGATCCGATGGGCGTGCACACCGGTGATTCCATAACCGTGGCACCTGCCCTCACCTTACCTGATACCGTGTACCAACACATGCGCGACCTGGCCATTAAAATGATGAATGGCATCGGGAAATTTGCCGGGGGCTGCAACGTACAATTTGCTGTTAATCCGGATAATGATGAGATCATCGGTATTGAAATCAATCCGCGGGTTTCCCGCTCATCCGCGCTGGCCTCTAAAGCAACTGGCTACCCCATTGCCAAGGTAGCCGCAAAACTGGCTATTGGTTATAACCTTGATGAATTGAGGAACGCCATAACCGGAACCACAACGGCCTACTTCGAACCCGCAGTAGATTATGTAATTGTAAAAATACCGCGCTGGAATTTCGACAAGTTTCAGGGTGCCAACCGAAAACTTGGTTTGCAAATGAAATCGGTAGGCGAGGTGATGGGTATAGGAAGAAACTTCCAGGAGGCCCTGCAAAAAGCTTGTCAGTCGTTGGAAATCAGGCGCAACGGATTGGGAGCTGATGGCAAAGAAAACACCAACCGGGAAGAACTGTTGTACAGTTTGGAGAACCCCAGTTGGAACCGGCTCTTTCATATTTACGATTCCATGAAACTTGGCATTTCTATGAAGACCATCCAAAACCTGACCAAGATTGACAAATGGTTTTTGGAGCAAATTTGGGAATTGCTGGAAATCGAAAAAGAAATTGAACAATACGAACTGGACACCATGCCTGTTGAACTGATGCGCAAAGCCAAAGAAAAAGGTTTTGCCGACCGGCAGATTGCCCACATACTTGATTGTTTGGAGAGCGAAGTGCACGAAAAGAGAAAATCGATGGGCATAAAGCGGGTTTACAAATTGGTAGACACGTGCGCAGCTGAATTCGAGGCCAATACTCCTTATTACTACTCCACATTCGATTCAGAAAACGAATCCATTGTTTCCGACAAGAAAAAAATTATCGTGTTAGGCTCAGGACCAAACCGTATTGGGCAGGGTATTGAATTCGATTACTCCTGTGTGCATGGCGTATTGGCTACCAAAGAGTGCGGCTACGAGGCCATTATGATTAACTGCAACCCTGAAACCGTTTCGACAGATTTCGATATTGCGAATAAACTTTACTTTGAACCGGTATTTTGGGAACACCTCTGGGATATCATTCAGCATGAAAAGCCCGAAGGTGTAATTGTTCAGTTAGGCGGGCAAACCGCTTTGAAGCTGGCTGAGAAACTTCACAAGTATGGTGTAAAAATAATCGGAACCTCATTCGAAGCCCTAGACCTGGCCGAAGACCGTGGAAGTTTTTCAACGCTCCTGAAAGATTTGAACATCCCCTATCCTGAGTTTGGTGTTGCCACCAATGCCGATGAGGCGTTGGAGGTTTCCAAAACCATTGGCTTCCCCTTGCTGGTGCGCCCATCCTATGTATTGGGGGGTCAAAGCATGAAAATTGTCATCAACGAAGAAGAACTCGAAAACCATATTATCGACATCTGGAAACATTTACCTGAGAACAAGGTGTTGCTTGACCATTTCTTAGATGGCGCCATCGAAGCCGAAGCCGATGCAATATGCGATGGCGAAGATGTTTACATTATTGGTGTGATGCAACACATTGAACCGGCCGGCATCCACTCAGGCGACTCGTATGCCGTGCTGCCGCCTTACAACCTGGGTGATTTTGTGATGAAGCAAATTGAAACCTATACCCAACGAATAGCCCTTGCCTTAAAAACGGTTGGCCTAATTAACATTCAGTTCGCGATCAAAAATGATAAAGTATACATTATTGAAGCCAATCCAAGGGCATCGCGTACAGTGCCTTTTATCTGCAAAGCTTACGATGAACCCTATGTGAACTACGCCACCAAGGTAATGTTGGGCGAAAAGAAAATAAAAGACTTTAATTTCCGTCCTACCAAAAAAGGATACGCCATCAAAGAACCTGTATTTTCATTCAACAAGTTTCCTGAAGTAAACAAAGAGCTTGGACCGGAAATGAAATCTACCGGTGAAGCCATTTATTTCATTGATGACTTGATGGATGACTATTTTTTGAAAATTTACAGCGAACGGAATTTATACTTAAGTCGTTAG
- a CDS encoding caspase family protein — protein sequence MNLRITLFLLLLISSLGLHAQGYSKKLALVIGNAAYQHGGALKNPVNDAKTIAETLKQLGFEVMLHENVSQNQMKQAINAYGIKLRGYDVGLFYYAGHGIQHKGTNYMIPVEADIQAAEQIEFDCVAPDRVLAYMEAASTKVNLIILDACRNNPFERSWHRSGTGNGLAMMDAPKGTLIAYATAPGKVAADGEGTNGLYTSVLLKYLKDPDLNVEQIFKKVRTEVTEKSFGAQVPWETTSLTGEDFYFAADKKTRALASAKTSGTPEQVRVSFQKADSLFEKGAYSESIEESNKTIVLDQHHIKSYMLRAQGYMMLAQHEKAIPDLNKVVELSPGEAEGYYYRGLCRFAIKEIYEAITDFSLTLRYNPDHSKAHYWRAYCYYLVENNRAAIEDYNVTLKLIPDNGEVYYYRGLSYFELKDFAAAEADFKKATEHMPNMAEAYFRLAWCYHIKNDWESALTNYSKAISINPQYTAAYFYRAKAHQKLNKMPEAKRDVEKALQLDPGNTEYIDFWKSLK from the coding sequence ATGAACTTACGGATAACCCTGTTCTTGCTGCTCCTTATTAGCTCTTTAGGGCTTCATGCACAAGGCTATTCCAAAAAACTTGCCCTCGTTATCGGCAACGCTGCCTATCAACATGGCGGTGCATTAAAAAACCCGGTTAACGATGCCAAAACCATAGCCGAAACACTAAAGCAATTGGGTTTTGAGGTAATGCTGCACGAGAATGTTTCACAAAACCAAATGAAACAAGCCATAAATGCCTACGGCATAAAACTTCGCGGCTATGATGTTGGGCTATTCTATTACGCAGGCCATGGCATACAACACAAAGGCACCAACTACATGATTCCCGTTGAGGCGGATATCCAGGCTGCCGAACAAATTGAATTTGATTGCGTAGCCCCGGATAGGGTGCTAGCCTACATGGAGGCCGCCTCAACTAAAGTAAACCTCATCATTTTGGATGCCTGCCGCAACAATCCTTTTGAAAGAAGTTGGCACCGTAGCGGAACAGGAAACGGACTGGCCATGATGGATGCACCAAAAGGAACACTCATTGCCTATGCCACGGCACCGGGCAAAGTAGCTGCTGATGGTGAAGGTACAAATGGCCTATACACCAGTGTACTGCTTAAATACCTGAAAGATCCCGACTTGAATGTTGAGCAAATTTTCAAAAAAGTAAGGACCGAAGTGACAGAAAAATCTTTTGGTGCCCAGGTACCGTGGGAGACCACATCCCTTACCGGTGAGGATTTCTATTTTGCTGCGGACAAAAAAACAAGGGCGCTGGCATCAGCCAAAACTTCCGGAACACCCGAACAAGTAAGGGTTTCCTTTCAAAAAGCAGATTCTTTATTTGAAAAGGGCGCCTACTCCGAAAGCATTGAAGAATCAAACAAAACCATCGTACTGGATCAACACCACATTAAAAGCTATATGCTTCGCGCGCAAGGCTATATGATGCTGGCACAACATGAAAAGGCAATACCCGATTTGAACAAAGTAGTTGAGCTTAGCCCGGGTGAAGCCGAAGGGTATTATTACCGAGGCCTTTGCCGGTTTGCCATCAAAGAAATCTACGAAGCAATAACCGATTTTTCGCTCACCCTTCGTTACAATCCCGACCACAGCAAGGCCCATTATTGGCGGGCTTACTGTTATTACCTGGTAGAAAACAATCGCGCAGCCATTGAAGATTATAACGTTACGTTAAAACTAATCCCCGATAACGGAGAGGTGTATTATTACAGGGGCTTAAGCTATTTTGAATTAAAAGATTTTGCTGCCGCGGAAGCTGATTTCAAAAAAGCAACCGAGCACATGCCCAATATGGCCGAAGCCTATTTTCGGTTAGCGTGGTGTTATCACATTAAAAATGACTGGGAAAGTGCCTTGACGAACTATTCCAAAGCAATTAGCATTAATCCTCAGTATACAGCTGCGTATTTTTATCGCGCCAAAGCGCATCAAAAACTCAATAAAATGCCCGAAGCAAAGCGCGATGTTGAAAAAGCACTGCAACTTGATCCGGGAAATACGGAGTATATTGATTTTTGGAAATCCCTTAAGTAA
- a CDS encoding diaminopimelate epimerase, producing the protein MRVHFYKYQATGNDFILIDNRDGKLSLSTDQIQHLCERRFGIGADGLMLIENDRVENFKLVYYNSDGSQSLCGNGSRAAMQFAAYLGIVDSKASFTAYDGAHEAELLHSGIVRLKMNDVKEVHEKGKDLFLNTGSPHYIRFVTNIRHQPVVEEGKKIRNSEHFASQNGTNVNFVELLPNNTVFVRTYERGVENETLSCGTGVTAAALAASAKGYQSPVAVKTLGGELSVEFKTRQAGLPAGQAGAFTDIYLVGPAKMVFEGDLEL; encoded by the coding sequence ATGCGCGTTCACTTTTATAAATACCAGGCTACAGGAAACGACTTTATCCTGATCGACAACCGCGATGGAAAACTTTCATTGAGCACGGATCAAATACAACACCTGTGCGAGCGCAGGTTTGGTATTGGTGCCGATGGGCTAATGTTGATTGAAAATGATCGGGTTGAAAATTTTAAGTTGGTATACTACAACAGCGATGGCTCGCAAAGCTTATGCGGCAATGGCAGCCGTGCAGCCATGCAGTTTGCGGCTTACCTGGGTATTGTTGATTCAAAGGCAAGTTTTACGGCATACGATGGCGCGCACGAGGCCGAGCTACTTCACTCAGGTATTGTTCGTTTAAAGATGAACGATGTAAAGGAAGTACATGAAAAGGGTAAGGATTTATTCCTGAACACTGGATCTCCACACTATATCCGGTTTGTTACCAACATCCGGCATCAACCCGTAGTTGAAGAAGGGAAAAAAATCCGCAACAGCGAACACTTTGCTTCGCAAAACGGAACCAACGTAAACTTTGTAGAACTGCTGCCCAATAACACCGTGTTTGTTCGCACCTACGAACGGGGCGTTGAAAACGAAACGCTCTCTTGCGGCACGGGTGTAACAGCAGCAGCACTTGCAGCATCGGCAAAAGGATATCAATCACCGGTTGCCGTAAAAACCCTTGGCGGAGAACTTTCGGTTGAATTCAAAACCAGACAAGCAGGCCTGCCTGCCGGACAGGCAGGCGCATTTACCGACATTTACCTCGTAGGACCTGCCAAAATGGTATTTGAAGGCGATTTGGAGCTATAA
- the secA gene encoding preprotein translocase subunit SecA, translated as MLQFIAKIFGTKSEKDIKRIMPLVEQTKQEESRLGSLTNDQLRQQTANVQQEINAFLKDIDAQLASLHQQIEENPELDITEKESIFAQIDKLELDRNKELEKVLLQVLPKAFAIVRETARRFKENNVIEVTANDMDREFAAKFQHVKIEGDKALWHNQWVAAGNLITWDMVHYDVQIIGGIVLHEGKIAEMATGEGKTLVATFPAFLNALARRGVHIVTVNNYLSVRDSEWMGPLFQFHGMRVDCVDKHEPNSLARRNAYLADITYGTNNEFGFDYLRDNMARDPQELVQRGHHYAMVDEVDSVLIDEARTPLIISGPIPKGDEHEFYDLKPRIYKLVEAQKKLVAEYLIQAKKLIADGNEKDGGLALFRAFRGLPKNKPLIKYLSESGIKSILQKTENFYLQDNKRNMPEADKPLFFIIDEKDNSVELTEKGIDLITGEGEDPKFFILPEIGTELNKIEKDASLNEADRFQKKEEVIRDYRTKSQRIHSVNQLLKAYTLFEKDTEYIIVDGKVKIVDEQTGRVLDGRRYSDGLHQAIEAKENVKVEDATQTYATITLQNYFRMYHKLAGMTGTAETEAGEFWDIYKLDVVTIPTNRAVTRKDQDDLVYKTVREKFNAVADEIVKLTGQGRPVLVGTTSVEISELVSRMLQIRKIKHQVLNAKQHQREAEIVAEAGKPGTVTIATNMAGRGTDIKLTPESRAAGGLAIIGTERHESRRVDRQLRGRSGRQGDPGTSQFYVSLEDNLMRLFMPERIARIMDRLGLKEGEVIQHSMVTSSIERAQKKVEENNFGIRKRLLEYDNVMNSQREVIYKRRKNALFGERLELDILNMLNDTCEDLVANAKNANDYESLRLNALGILGLDYDITKESFEKLDEGKLAHDLYTKALDHYRQKNKMVADKALPVIKEIYKTRGATIENILVPFSDGSKNIGVVANLKKSVETNNTELTKSMEKMITLAIIDQLWKEHLRDMDDLKQSVQTAVYEQKDPLLIYKFEGFELFKRLVGKVNEETISFLMKADIPDQDANRVEEARSRGRQRYSEQKEESRSLLSGGGQQPNPTGRPPQEKVMPVRSEKVANRNDKVSVQYTDGRVLRDVKYKKVEDDVLNNRCILID; from the coding sequence ATGCTACAATTCATCGCTAAAATTTTTGGGACCAAGTCTGAGAAGGATATTAAGCGCATCATGCCCCTGGTGGAACAAACCAAGCAGGAAGAAAGCAGGCTGGGGTCGCTCACCAACGACCAACTGCGCCAGCAAACGGCTAATGTGCAGCAGGAAATCAACGCTTTTTTAAAAGACATTGACGCTCAACTCGCTTCCCTGCACCAGCAGATTGAAGAAAATCCCGAGCTCGATATAACGGAAAAAGAATCCATTTTTGCCCAAATCGATAAGCTGGAACTTGACCGTAACAAAGAGCTTGAAAAAGTACTCTTGCAGGTCCTGCCAAAGGCATTTGCCATTGTGCGCGAAACCGCCAGGCGATTTAAGGAGAACAACGTTATCGAAGTTACGGCCAACGATATGGACCGTGAGTTTGCAGCAAAATTCCAACATGTAAAAATTGAGGGTGACAAAGCGTTATGGCATAACCAGTGGGTAGCAGCCGGAAACCTGATTACCTGGGACATGGTGCACTACGATGTGCAGATTATCGGTGGTATTGTTTTGCATGAAGGTAAAATTGCCGAAATGGCAACCGGTGAAGGAAAAACCCTGGTGGCAACCTTTCCGGCATTCCTCAATGCCCTTGCCCGCAGGGGCGTACATATCGTTACCGTAAACAACTACCTTTCTGTTCGCGACAGCGAATGGATGGGCCCGTTGTTCCAGTTTCACGGTATGCGTGTTGATTGTGTGGATAAACACGAACCCAACTCACTGGCACGAAGAAATGCTTACCTGGCCGACATCACCTATGGTACCAACAACGAATTTGGCTTTGATTACCTGCGCGATAACATGGCGCGCGACCCGCAGGAACTGGTGCAGCGTGGCCACCATTACGCCATGGTGGATGAAGTGGATAGCGTACTCATTGATGAGGCACGTACCCCGCTTATTATTTCCGGCCCCATACCAAAAGGTGACGAGCATGAATTCTATGACCTGAAACCACGCATTTACAAGCTGGTGGAGGCCCAGAAAAAATTAGTAGCAGAATACCTGATACAGGCCAAAAAACTGATTGCCGATGGCAACGAGAAAGATGGCGGACTGGCCCTGTTCCGCGCCTTCCGCGGCTTGCCCAAAAATAAACCCTTGATCAAATACCTCAGCGAAAGCGGTATTAAATCAATCTTGCAAAAAACTGAAAACTTTTACCTGCAAGATAACAAGCGAAACATGCCGGAGGCTGACAAGCCGCTCTTCTTCATCATCGATGAAAAAGACAACAGCGTTGAGCTGACCGAAAAAGGTATCGATTTAATTACGGGTGAAGGGGAAGACCCTAAGTTCTTTATCCTTCCTGAAATCGGAACTGAGCTCAATAAAATAGAAAAGGATGCTTCCTTAAATGAAGCCGACCGCTTTCAAAAGAAAGAAGAAGTCATTCGCGACTATCGCACCAAATCACAACGCATTCACAGCGTAAACCAGTTGCTTAAAGCATACACACTTTTCGAAAAAGATACAGAGTATATTATTGTTGATGGTAAGGTTAAGATCGTTGACGAACAAACCGGGCGTGTGCTTGACGGCAGGCGCTATTCCGATGGATTGCACCAGGCCATTGAAGCGAAGGAAAATGTAAAGGTGGAGGACGCCACCCAAACCTATGCTACCATTACCCTGCAAAACTATTTCCGCATGTACCACAAGCTGGCCGGCATGACGGGTACAGCCGAAACAGAAGCCGGTGAATTCTGGGATATTTATAAACTGGATGTGGTAACTATACCCACCAACCGGGCCGTTACCCGTAAAGACCAGGATGACCTGGTTTATAAAACCGTACGCGAAAAGTTTAATGCCGTTGCCGATGAAATTGTGAAACTTACCGGCCAGGGAAGGCCGGTACTGGTGGGTACCACCTCGGTTGAAATTTCGGAATTGGTAAGCCGCATGTTGCAGATACGGAAAATCAAACACCAGGTACTTAACGCCAAACAACACCAGCGCGAAGCTGAAATTGTGGCCGAAGCAGGTAAACCCGGCACCGTGACCATTGCTACCAACATGGCCGGACGTGGTACAGACATTAAACTAACACCGGAATCGCGGGCCGCGGGGGGATTGGCCATTATCGGAACGGAACGTCACGAATCGCGCAGGGTGGATCGTCAGTTGAGGGGCCGTTCCGGCCGCCAGGGCGATCCGGGTACCTCGCAATTTTATGTTTCGTTAGAAGATAACTTGATGCGCTTGTTCATGCCTGAACGCATCGCCCGGATTATGGACCGCCTCGGATTAAAAGAAGGCGAAGTTATCCAGCACTCCATGGTAACAAGCTCCATTGAACGGGCCCAGAAAAAAGTGGAGGAAAACAACTTTGGCATACGCAAGCGCCTGTTGGAGTACGATAACGTAATGAACTCGCAGCGCGAAGTAATTTACAAGCGAAGAAAGAACGCCCTGTTTGGCGAACGGCTTGAGCTGGACATCCTGAACATGCTCAACGATACCTGCGAAGATCTCGTTGCCAATGCTAAAAATGCCAACGACTATGAAAGCCTTCGCCTGAATGCATTGGGAATACTTGGCCTGGACTATGACATCACCAAAGAAAGCTTTGAAAAGCTGGATGAAGGGAAACTCGCCCATGATTTATACACAAAAGCATTGGATCATTACCGCCAGAAAAACAAAATGGTTGCTGACAAAGCATTGCCGGTTATCAAAGAAATTTATAAAACCCGTGGCGCTACCATTGAAAATATATTGGTGCCCTTCTCTGATGGCTCCAAAAACATTGGCGTTGTGGCCAACTTGAAAAAATCGGTTGAAACCAACAATACCGAGCTAACGAAATCCATGGAAAAGATGATCACACTGGCCATCATTGACCAGTTGTGGAAAGAACACCTTCGCGACATGGATGACCTTAAACAGTCAGTTCAAACTGCGGTTTACGAACAGAAAGATCCGTTGTTGATTTATAAGTTCGAGGGTTTTGAATTATTTAAACGCCTGGTGGGAAAGGTAAATGAAGAAACAATTTCCTTCCTGATGAAAGCCGACATACCCGACCAGGATGCAAACCGCGTGGAAGAGGCCCGCAGCAGGGGAAGACAGCGCTACAGCGAACAAAAAGAAGAATCGCGCTCATTGTTAAGTGGCGGGGGCCAACAACCCAACCCCACCGGACGACCTCCGCAGGAAAAAGTGATGCCGGTACGGTCTGAAAAAGTAGCCAACAGAAACGATAAGGTTTCGGTACAATACACCGATGGCCGCGTTTTACGTGACGTGAAATACAAAAAGGTGGAAGATGACGTTTTAAATAACCGTTGTATCCTAATCGACTAA
- a CDS encoding SPOR domain-containing protein gives MMRIVFSSLVMVLFLLQGCKPPQKTTTGSQGGRYYEDLSELRPKVQEEDRPDALPDGTVARDPKAYVEPKFTVNAQLDAVLDSIDRINLTRRFIEGFTIQVYAGQKREDALNVKKDMTIYLPKMESEVHYNQPNFRVKTGRYMNRLEAQKDYETIKRYFPNAIIIPDKIAIN, from the coding sequence ATGATGCGAATAGTTTTTTCAAGTCTGGTAATGGTATTATTCCTGTTGCAAGGTTGCAAGCCTCCACAAAAAACCACTACAGGTTCACAAGGCGGAAGGTATTATGAAGATCTTTCTGAACTGAGACCGAAGGTGCAAGAAGAAGATCGCCCTGATGCTTTGCCCGATGGCACCGTTGCACGTGACCCAAAAGCTTATGTGGAGCCTAAGTTTACCGTAAATGCACAACTGGATGCGGTGTTGGATAGTATCGACCGCATTAACCTCACGCGCAGGTTTATCGAAGGGTTTACCATACAAGTTTACGCAGGCCAAAAAAGAGAAGATGCGTTGAACGTTAAAAAGGATATGACCATCTACCTGCCCAAAATGGAGTCAGAGGTGCATTATAATCAACCTAACTTTCGTGTAAAAACCGGGCGCTACATGAACCGGCTCGAAGCGCAAAAGGATTACGAAACCATAAAGCGGTACTTCCCAAACGCCATTATCATTCCGGATAAAATTGCCATAAACTGA
- a CDS encoding amidohydrolase, with amino-acid sequence MDLLTKIKSLSEKYANDVVHMRRHLHANPELSYDEFNTANYVATQLKKFGLVPKEKVANTGVVVEIKGKNPETKTIALRADMDALPIHEANDVPYKSKNPGVMHACGHDVHTASLLGTAKILHEIKNEFDGTVRLIFQPGEEKNPGGASLMIKEGVLENPEPASIIGQHVFPLLPVGKIGFREGMYMASSDELFLKVIGKGGHGAAPELAVDPVVIASHIIIALQQVISRNASPKQPTVLTFGKIMGDGATNIIPNEVTLAGTFRAMDETWRKEGLKKIKKMAETLAEGMGGKCEVEISHGYPFLQNNPAVTQRIRKAAEAYVGKENVVDIDITLGSEDFAYYSQVVPASFYRLGTRNESKGITSYVHTPTFNIDEDALTISPGIMAWMAVNELKP; translated from the coding sequence ATGGATCTTCTTACCAAAATCAAATCCCTTTCTGAAAAGTATGCTAACGATGTTGTGCACATGCGCAGGCATCTTCACGCCAATCCTGAACTTTCGTACGATGAATTCAATACGGCCAACTATGTGGCCACACAATTGAAGAAGTTTGGGCTCGTGCCAAAAGAAAAGGTGGCAAACACCGGTGTTGTTGTTGAAATAAAAGGGAAGAACCCCGAAACCAAAACCATTGCCCTGCGGGCCGATATGGATGCACTGCCCATACACGAGGCGAACGATGTTCCTTATAAATCAAAAAATCCTGGCGTGATGCACGCGTGTGGCCACGATGTTCACACCGCTTCATTATTGGGTACTGCTAAGATTCTTCATGAAATAAAAAATGAATTTGACGGAACCGTGCGACTGATCTTTCAGCCGGGTGAAGAAAAAAACCCGGGTGGTGCATCGCTTATGATTAAAGAAGGCGTACTCGAAAACCCCGAACCAGCTTCCATTATCGGGCAGCATGTGTTTCCGCTTTTACCGGTTGGTAAGATTGGTTTCCGTGAAGGCATGTATATGGCCAGCAGCGATGAACTGTTTTTAAAAGTAATCGGTAAGGGCGGCCATGGTGCTGCGCCCGAACTGGCGGTTGATCCGGTGGTAATCGCTTCACACATTATTATTGCCTTGCAGCAGGTCATCAGCCGAAATGCTTCGCCCAAACAACCTACCGTGCTCACCTTCGGAAAAATTATGGGCGATGGTGCCACCAACATAATACCCAACGAAGTAACGCTTGCCGGAACTTTTCGCGCGATGGACGAAACCTGGAGAAAAGAAGGACTTAAAAAAATCAAGAAGATGGCCGAGACCCTGGCCGAAGGTATGGGCGGAAAATGTGAAGTGGAGATTTCACACGGTTATCCATTCCTGCAAAACAATCCGGCCGTGACCCAACGCATCCGCAAAGCCGCTGAAGCTTATGTAGGAAAAGAGAATGTGGTTGACATCGATATTACGTTAGGCAGCGAGGACTTTGCCTACTACTCGCAAGTTGTGCCGGCATCTTTTTATCGGTTAGGCACCCGTAACGAAAGCAAGGGCATAACTTCTTATGTACATACCCCAACCTTCAATATTGATGAGGATGCACTCACCATAAGTCCCGGAATTATGGCCTGGATGGCCGTGAATGAGTTAAAGCCTTAG